A region from the Aquimarina sp. ERC-38 genome encodes:
- the pta gene encoding phosphate acetyltransferase has product MNKAVYVATIEPNSGKSLVVLGLMQVLLGSVAKVGYFKPIIDDPKDNEVDEHTRTVVSYFELDINYKKTFAFTRSEILQKYNEGKSGEVIDTIIRKYKALEDQFDFILLEGTDFSEENNIIEFDVNVIIAKNLGIPAILIANGTSREANEITANLKLAYDTFKGKDVDVLAVIANKVSSNIKEELETALHEGFAEVANRIVVPRITALEFPTIKEITEALGGTVLFGKEFLNNQAGSFGVGAMQLRNYLTHLKENSLVVTPGDRADIILGALQANMSDNYPKVSGIILTGGLIPEEPILKLIEGVSPSVPIISVNQGTFLVTNQIGNIKTRIYADNLQKIDTSINTFKQAVDIEKLLNPLITFKSDSITPSMFQYTLLKRALQQKKHIVLPEGSDERILRAAAKLQTFDVVDLTLIGQQRKIKAKAAQLDIPLDFDRITILNPTKSEYYKEYVKTFYELRKHKGVNMDMAYDLMSDVSYFGTMMIYSGHADGMVSGAVHTTQHTIRPALQFIKTKPGVNVVSSVFFMCLEDRVSVFGDCAINPNPNAEQLAEIAISSANSAEAFGIEPKIAMLSYSSGSSGKGEDVETVRQATEMVKIKRPDLKIEGPIQYDAAVDLRIGKSKLPDSEVAGQASVLIFPDLNTGNNTYKAVQRETGALAIGPMLQGLNKPVNDLSRGCTVNDVYNTVIITAIQAQDM; this is encoded by the coding sequence ATGAATAAAGCTGTTTATGTTGCGACTATTGAACCCAATAGTGGTAAATCCCTGGTTGTTCTTGGACTCATGCAGGTGCTTCTGGGCAGCGTGGCAAAAGTCGGGTATTTTAAACCGATAATTGATGATCCCAAGGATAATGAAGTAGATGAACATACCAGGACAGTAGTTTCGTACTTTGAACTGGATATTAACTATAAAAAAACCTTTGCTTTCACCCGAAGCGAAATACTTCAAAAGTATAACGAAGGAAAGAGTGGGGAAGTCATTGATACCATCATCCGTAAGTATAAAGCACTAGAAGACCAGTTTGATTTTATACTATTAGAAGGAACCGATTTTTCCGAAGAAAACAATATTATAGAATTTGATGTCAACGTTATTATTGCTAAAAACCTGGGGATTCCGGCTATTTTAATAGCAAATGGTACTTCAAGAGAAGCAAATGAAATTACGGCAAATTTAAAATTGGCGTATGATACCTTTAAAGGAAAGGATGTAGACGTGCTTGCCGTTATTGCGAATAAAGTAAGTAGTAATATTAAGGAAGAATTAGAAACCGCACTCCATGAAGGTTTTGCAGAAGTTGCCAATCGTATTGTAGTACCCCGGATTACCGCTTTAGAATTTCCAACCATTAAAGAAATAACAGAAGCTCTGGGAGGAACTGTACTCTTTGGGAAGGAGTTTTTAAACAATCAGGCAGGGAGTTTCGGCGTAGGAGCCATGCAGTTACGCAATTATTTGACACATCTCAAAGAGAATAGCCTAGTAGTAACCCCAGGAGATCGGGCGGATATCATATTAGGAGCTTTACAGGCTAACATGAGTGATAATTACCCAAAAGTTTCAGGTATTATTTTGACCGGAGGGTTAATTCCGGAAGAACCGATTCTAAAATTAATTGAAGGTGTTTCCCCATCCGTTCCAATAATTTCGGTAAATCAAGGGACATTTTTGGTGACTAACCAGATCGGAAATATTAAAACTCGGATCTATGCGGATAACCTTCAAAAAATTGATACTTCTATTAACACTTTTAAACAAGCCGTTGATATTGAAAAGTTGTTAAATCCGTTAATCACTTTTAAATCAGACAGTATTACGCCTAGTATGTTTCAGTATACTTTATTAAAAAGGGCATTGCAACAGAAAAAACATATTGTCCTACCGGAAGGCTCTGATGAACGGATTTTACGGGCTGCTGCAAAATTACAAACCTTTGATGTAGTGGATTTGACCTTAATTGGTCAGCAACGTAAAATCAAAGCAAAAGCCGCTCAACTGGATATTCCATTAGATTTTGATCGTATCACTATCCTTAATCCTACAAAATCCGAGTATTACAAAGAATATGTCAAAACGTTTTACGAACTGCGTAAACATAAGGGTGTTAATATGGATATGGCTTATGACCTGATGTCTGATGTCTCTTACTTTGGAACGATGATGATTTACAGCGGGCATGCGGATGGGATGGTTTCCGGAGCGGTACATACCACACAACATACAATCCGGCCAGCACTGCAATTTATTAAAACCAAACCTGGCGTCAACGTAGTCTCATCCGTGTTTTTTATGTGCCTGGAAGATCGGGTTTCCGTATTTGGGGATTGCGCAATTAACCCTAATCCAAATGCAGAACAGTTAGCCGAGATTGCTATTTCTTCGGCAAACTCGGCGGAAGCTTTTGGTATCGAACCTAAAATAGCCATGTTGTCGTATTCTTCGGGTTCTTCGGGTAAAGGTGAAGATGTAGAAACGGTAAGACAAGCAACTGAAATGGTAAAGATTAAACGTCCCGATTTAAAAATAGAAGGTCCTATCCAATACGATGCTGCCGTAGATCTAAGGATTGGAAAAAGCAAATTACCGGATTCTGAAGTAGCCGGACAGGCAAGTGTACTTATTTTTCCTGATTTAAATACCGGAAATAATACCTATAAAGCTGTACAGCGAGAGACCGGTGCACTGGCAATTGGCCCTATGTTGCAAGGATTGAATAAACCGGTAAATGATTTAAGCCGGGGTTGTACGGTAAATGATGTCTATAATACCGTAATTATCACTGCCATTCAGGCACAGGACATGTAG
- a CDS encoding acetate/propionate family kinase encodes MKILVLNSGSSSLKYQLFNMPEKEVICSGLVERIGIEGSRLTYKRKDEKYEEDQFIPDHKKALQKVAALLLHPDQGVIKTAEEIRAVGHRVVHGGSLFTETVEITTPVEEAIAELSGLAPLHNPANLEGVKVARQIFQKARQIAVFDTAFHQTMPAVAYQYAIPVEFLKQHQIRAYGFHGTSHKYVSEKAVSLLPICKKLITIHLGNGCSITAVKDGKSIDHSLGFAPINGLIMGTRCGDIDPSVIFYLSESLNYSIPKIKNLLQKESGMLGLTGYSDLRDIEKEAEAGNESCKLALLMNAYRVKKYIGAYVAVMNGLDAIVFTAGIGENSTLMRSLIIKDMEYLGLKLDIKANEVRSSEIREIHKKDSNVPILIIPTNEELEIATQSYSLIR; translated from the coding sequence ATGAAAATTTTAGTTTTAAATTCCGGTAGTTCTTCCTTAAAATACCAACTATTTAACATGCCGGAGAAAGAAGTGATTTGCTCCGGTTTAGTAGAAAGAATTGGTATTGAAGGTTCCCGGTTGACTTATAAAAGAAAAGATGAAAAATACGAAGAAGACCAGTTTATTCCGGATCATAAAAAGGCACTTCAAAAGGTAGCAGCATTATTATTGCATCCGGATCAGGGGGTTATTAAAACCGCCGAAGAAATTAGGGCAGTAGGGCATAGGGTAGTACACGGAGGGAGTTTGTTTACTGAAACCGTAGAAATAACAACCCCTGTTGAAGAAGCCATTGCCGAATTATCAGGCCTGGCTCCGTTACATAATCCGGCAAATCTGGAAGGGGTAAAAGTAGCACGACAAATTTTTCAGAAAGCCAGACAGATTGCAGTTTTTGACACCGCTTTTCATCAAACGATGCCGGCGGTTGCCTATCAATATGCTATTCCGGTAGAATTTTTAAAACAACATCAAATCAGGGCTTATGGTTTTCATGGAACCAGCCATAAATATGTAAGTGAAAAAGCAGTAAGCTTACTTCCCATTTGTAAAAAATTAATTACCATTCATCTGGGGAACGGTTGTAGTATTACAGCGGTTAAGGATGGAAAAAGTATAGATCATTCACTAGGTTTTGCACCTATAAACGGACTTATTATGGGTACCCGGTGCGGAGATATCGATCCTTCGGTCATATTCTACTTATCTGAAAGTTTAAACTATAGCATACCTAAAATTAAAAATTTACTACAAAAAGAAAGTGGTATGCTGGGGTTAACGGGTTATAGCGATTTACGGGATATTGAAAAAGAAGCCGAAGCCGGTAATGAATCCTGTAAACTGGCTTTGCTAATGAACGCTTACCGGGTTAAAAAATATATTGGCGCCTATGTTGCCGTTATGAATGGCCTGGATGCCATCGTTTTTACCGCAGGGATAGGAGAAAACTCCACACTAATGCGTTCTTTGATCATTAAAGATATGGAGTATTTAGGTCTAAAATTAGATATAAAGGCTAATGAAGTTCGATCTTCAGAAATTCGCGAAATTCATAAGAAAGATAGTAACGTACCTATATTAATAATTCCAACTAATGAAGAATTAGAAATTGCTACACAGAGTTATTCGTTAATTAGGTGA